In Brassica napus cultivar Da-Ae chromosome C2, Da-Ae, whole genome shotgun sequence, the sequence AAGATGGCTCGATGCGCTTCATCCGCCATCTCAAGTCCCATAGAAAAGGGGAGGTTGCGAGAGACCGGTGTGCCTTGGAGGTCATAGCTAAGGCCGCCAGGTCGAATCTCGATACATGAACCAGACAGTTCGTAACCACATCAACTGGCAACGACGTTAACCCACACACCTTCGTCTTGTTCTCCTTTCTCAATCCTAATTGAGAACATCCCTGAATCGTCCCAGATCTTCTTTTCATTGATTTCAtcgatctttttctttttgcgaCAAttgagagaagaaagagaccaGAAACTGTCTTATATAAAACTACTACCcatcaaagaaaaaataaataaaaaggaaaaataaaaaggaaactggAAAATGGTAACAAGACATCCCAACAAGAACACACTTTGGTTCAAAAGATATGATGGTGGCCCAAATTTGTGCAACCGAAGGTGGACTTAACGGAACCAAAGCCCAGTCAAGAAACCCTAAGGCGCAGATCGGTAAAAAACCGTTTAATTATGGAATAGTGGACAAAGTAATTAAActgggaaaaaaattaaataaattatggattttttttttaaatttaaagaatAGCATAATACATATTAacttgattaaaatattttatatagtattttttattataaaaataaatattaataatgaaatgaattattacaaaatataaaaataactaaaatttaaaaatattttaattcttatctataataaattaaaattatctctGTCTCTTCCTACGTCCACGTCACCAATATGCATACGGATTTTTCACCACGTATCACTTtaagaatcaaataaaataataataattctgaTCTCATAATAGAATGTTCGTCTACTTTTAACCAATGTTCTTCTGTAGCTTTTTTCTGTATTGCAAAACTCCAACTCCAATGTAGTGTCTTCCATTCGACAACGACTTCTACTCAAATGAAACAATTTTTAAGTTCTACCTGGTAACTTTGCAGAATGTCTTTTTAAATGCGATTTCGCAAATATTTTGTCAATCAACAAAAGTAGTAGAATGAAACAAAATGCAATCAAACTAGGTTCGGAAACTTTGTCGAGAGTGTGTCGAGAAAGCCTCCGTGAAGAAAGATGATTTTAGACGATTATTTCGAGATAACCGTTTTGTACcctaacaataatattttttaatttttaaataaatatcaataaacTTTTTAATGGTAAATAGTTATGTTGTAAAGAAAATCAATATAATATCTATTATGCTATTTTCTGCAAGTCAAACTTTTTTTCACATTGATAGTTTACCAATGGGTGCCTTAGTGTTTATTGACTGGGCACCGTCATATCATCCGAACCAAAGTGTGTTGTTGTTGGGATGTCTTGTTAAAAATTTCcagtgtttttttcttttttccttttttttcttttatttccttATTCTTTGAGGGTAATAATCCCTTTTATATAAGACAGTTTCTGGTCTCTTGGTCTCCGTTCTTCTCTCAATTGtcgcaaaaaaagaaaaaaagaaatccaTGAAATCAATGAAAGGAAGATCTAGGGCGATTCGGGGATGTTCTCAATTGGGATTGAGGAAGGGGAAGGAGACGAAGGTGTGTGGGTTAACGTCGTTGCCAGATGAGGTGGTTTTGAACTGCCTGGCTTATGTATCGAGATTGGACCTGGCGGCCTTTGGTATGACCTCCAAGGCACACCGGTCTCTGGCAACCTCTCCTTGGCTCTGGGACTGTAGATGTCAGATGGATTGCATCGAGCCATCTTACTACGTGTGCTTGCACATATTTGCTGAACCCATCCCACGGTGGTTCATCCTCCACCCGGTTCAACGTCGGCTGAAACCGATCGACTCGTACGCGTATCAGTCTCCAGAATCAGGATCCTCTTTCGTGGTGTTGGCTTGGGGTATATATATCATCGGTGGACTCGTGAACGGCAAACCCACATCGGAAGTCGCGTTGTTCGATTGTTTCGAGCATAGGTGGTACCGCATCCCGCCCATGAAGATGGCTCGTACTTCCGCCTCAGCAAGCAGGATAGACAACAAGATATACGTGTTTGGAGGGTGCGGGGATGACGTTGATTCCTCAAACTGGGCAGAGGTATACGATATCGACACCTTAACTTGGGATTTCTTGTGTGTGCCTACTACTACTCGGCCGAAGAATATCAAACAAAGCGTGGTGATAGGCAAGAAGGAGGTTTACGCAGTGGATGAGGATGGTCAAAGCTTCTCCTTCTCCCCAAGCAAACTGTTTGTGTCATGCGGAAAAACAGATTCTAAGCCAGGAGATAGACACGACTGGTGTTTTATCGGACGATTCTTATTTTCCCGTGGTCCCCGCGGGACAATACTGTGGTGTTTGCCAGACGAGCTGGATTGGAAGGAAGTCAAGGGTTTGGAAGAGCTGCAACAACAACAGTTGGTTGAATACGGTATCAGCAAACTGTCCAAAAAGGCGTCCTACATTGTCATCTTCTGGAACGCCCAGCCTCAAGGTGCTGATAGTTTGGAGCTTTGGTCTGCGGAGATTTCCCTCAGGAAAGTCGGACCAGATATTCGGGGAAAGATTGAGTGGTCTGGTTCTGTCTACAAACTCGACTACCCTCTCACAGACTCAAATAGAGTTAAGGTTGTGTATGCTGGTACTGCCTTTACCTGATGATGTTATTAGGGCATCTCCAAAACCTACTCCAAACTCTAAAATCATCTCCAAACCCACTCCAAAACCCACTCCAAAATAGACTAATAGATatgattactccaaatatgGAGTAAACCAactcttgaatttttttatttataaaatggttttccatatttaaatattttcgtttttaataaaatattattataaataaatatataaatataattttactatatatattataaaaattactgttaatatttcttaattatataaatatccaTCTAATGAACTATTTTatgcaacaaaatatatataatataaaacataaaagaacatacatataaaaaataaaagataagcaCCATACAAAAGATATatgatataaaacataaaagatcaTACATATGAAAATGGACTATTTTGCAAATAGTATAAATGAAAGAtgatattactaattttttattaacataaaacataatatattaaaaatattatattttggagtaGGAAATGGAGTAGgaaatggagtaatacattagagcatctccaaccccaatttactgcaaaatggagtgggaaatggagggatgaacaaacaaaaaacaaatcattTCCCACTtatggagtggggttggagatgctccatagaataatttgttttttgtttgttcatcccTCCATTTTCCACtccattttgcagtaaattatagagtggggttggagatgctctaagagcaAAACtcaactccattttggagttctTCTATTTTGGAATAGAAAATATAGTAATACATTGGAAATGCACTTACTTCTTACTCCTTGTTTCAGACTATATATTTATTGATATCATCTCTGACTCATTGACGGGGAtctaagttgttttttttttcttttaatttatatattttgcaaCTGAGTCAGAAGCAAGATACATATCTATTCTGCTCGTCCCGTTTGTTTGTCGAAGTGTTTTAGATTCAAAGATAACATAGATTGCAAGATATTACTGATATTTTCATTGACATGCGTGATTGTAAAAGTCTATGTTACAACTTTGTTTCCGGGTGGTATTACCCCTGTTCGTTTTAAAGACGCAGCTAGTGGTGGCCGCGGCCAACAATTACCCTACGAAAGAAGAAAATTCAGAGTTTTAAGGACGTTAGCAGTCGCAAGCTGATAATCTGGAGGAAGGAAACCGGAGTTGATGCTGTCGCTGATATTTTCGGCGTTCTCCTAACTGACTTTTATTTGCCGCAGCGTCTAAATAAACGAAACGGATTTGTCTGTGTTGTGCTCGCCCTAACTGTAGCGATAATTCAGAGCCGCATCCGCTTGCCGCCGCGTTTGGTAAAACGAACAGGAGTATTATAGAATGATGAATGcctctattttttattcaacCAAATTAGGATGCACACACTTTATGAGACAACTAAAATCTTCAGTTTGTGCTTTCTAATGTAACTGAGACACACCGAAGAGGTAATAATAACACTGAGAGGAGGAAAACTGTTGTCAACAGTTACAGTGACTATGATGGTGATGGGACAGAGGAGGCTTCAGGTCCAGTAACAGCCACCTCGCAGACAGTAAGAGATCAAGATAAATGAGAGAAACATCGGAGAAGGAAAAGACCAAGAATCAGATCAGGAGCTGTTAATAGACAAGAGGAAAAACAACCAGAAGAAGCTGAACAGAGAAATATATTACATGATATGAATCATGTTGATGCCCCCATATGGTAGAACATAAGATTAACGGTCCTCATCACCATGGGGAAGTTGTTTTGGAACAAAACATCGTCTTAGGACCAGAGCAGAACGTTATGGAAATGTTGGTTCCTGAGTTTGATAATAACTATAATTATCTTCAACCTGTCAATGGACAAGCTATGCTGCCTGTAGAACTAGAAATGCTTTACGGACCAAACCCTAACCAGGAGTTGCAATTTGGGTCAGGTTACAACTTCTATAACCCCTTTGCAGTGTTCGTGAATAATCAGGAACAAGATCTTATCCATATAGAAGTGAACTCACCTCACAACAACGAGTTTGAACCCCATGGTTTAAtggaaatgaagaaaaagatttgTCTCCTCAGTTTCAGAGTGACAGTAACATTCTGTCTCCATTTATCAATGACTTGGCGTTTGATAGTAGCAGATTTTACAAAAGACAAAGCTTCACCTTCTTACCCAAGCAAAAACAAACAGACTTTTATAAATTTAGTGTTTTACAAAAGAATATATGGCTTTGAAAAAACTCTACTATTTAATTTATCATTCGCATTTTTGTAGAAGAAAGAATACGGGCTTAGCTGGGGAAAAGATCTGTTCTTTTTGTAAACTTATCAAactgatattaaaaaaattattcattatcCTTTTTATTTACCATCATACTATGTGATTCTCCCGTGCTCATAcacggatataaatattataataattgattaatattttatttttaatttaaatggttttataattattatgtataatttatattaattatattatgttgttttaaTTAGATATATAGTTTTGTATATGTAACATCTAGTCGATTTAAACTAAAGTGAttactataaatattttattatataaagcttagTTCTTCaaagttattaattaatatgacgATGACACAtgacaattaaaaatttaagatgatgacatgtgttaaattctatcataattaataatataaatataataaaataataacacaGCAGAATTATTTAATggtaatttttctatttttttaaatactaaacaaagataataatagcaaaatattatttgatggTTTTTAGTACACAATAATTTcccttttctaattttttttttcctttttacaatTCCTAAACAAAcaatatgtataataatttacttaatactaattttcgttttgtaaaatcgcttattaaaatactaaataaagaaaatagcAAAAGATTATTTAAGAGTATTTTTTAGTTgacaataatttcatttttctaattttttttacaattcctaaaaaaaatatgtataataatttatttaatattaatttcgttttctaaaacaaaaaaaaatataattgtgaaaatttgtttgatagtaattatccgtttataaaatcttctacaaaagaaaattgttaAAGAGTGTTTAATtgtagtttatttttttcttcaaatctaaaaaaaggtaaaataattattttaaatattttcatataataatagactcaattatttaaatagtaaattttatgtttaagaaaTCATAATCGAAAAAggattacaatattttttttgtaactgaaaggATTACAATtattcacatttatatataagattaaactCTCCTATATTTTGTCACCAAACATAATTGCTtaatatatcataattaataatataagtataataagataataacacaagaattatttaatagtaattttccttttctttaaaatcctaaacaaagAGAAtagcaaaagattatttgatagtttttagttgacaataatttactttttctaattttttttttcctttttacaattcttaaacaaaaaaatatgtataataatttacttaatactaattttctttttctaaaatcataaagaaaatataattgtaaaaatttgtttgatagtaattatccttttataaaatcttccacaaaataaaattgttaaagactgtttaattgtagttttcttttttcttcaaatctaaacataaaatgtaaaacaagtatttcaaatattttcatataataataaactttcctatttaaatagtaaattttatgtttaagaaaTCATAATCCAAAAAGGATTACAATTATTCACatctatatataagattaaactCTCCTATATTTTGTCACCaaacataattgattaaaatcaGAAACTCTCTCATACAAGAAAAGCATTAGGTGCGTTTTTTTctataactttataattatcataaaatatgatGTTGTTGTGCGTAAGTTATCGGCACAATTATGTGTGTTAGTTCCTATAGACGATATAAAATTCGTTATTCTGTCATAATAAGTCAATGTCAACATCAATTTATTATGTTACGTCAACAACAATAGATCGATGCAGCATAAACGGTTTATTATGGTTATGCAAGttagataataattttaaaatcaacaacAATTGTTATGATTTTGATTGTCATCAGGGTTTAGTCAAAAGGTTAACTAGACACTTCTTACAATAAGACTatgtttgaaaaaaatatatttactattttctaactgaaattgttatttaatttgcTATCATGCATTATCAAGAAAACAATGAATTCAGAAGGTTATTTAACACTAAAtcagttaaaaatattaaaaggtaagaaatttgaaaaaagaatAATGAACTTATAGGAAGGAATATCTCATACTTAATAaaggtaatttttaaaaaaaatcttttataactttttattcaaattgattttttattaaaattgatttttttattatataggaaAATACAATCAAGGTTGTGTGCATCATTCTCTTCTTGAAAAGCTTGGAGATGAACTATGTGAATGAATTATTATCGACATCTTCTATTTATAATGTACAAGATTGCAGTAAGAACTATAAAGTCTCCGATCATAAATTTCAGATAAGAATGATTGAGAGAACAACAA encodes:
- the LOC106381217 gene encoding F-box/kelch-repeat protein At4g39560-like; protein product: MKSMKGRSRAIRGCSQLGLRKGKETKVCGLTSLPDEVVLNCLAYVSRLDLAAFGMTSKAHRSLATSPWLWDCRCQMDCIEPSYYVCLHIFAEPIPRWFILHPVQRRLKPIDSYAYQSPESGSSFVVLAWGIYIIGGLVNGKPTSEVALFDCFEHRWYRIPPMKMARTSASASRIDNKIYVFGGCGDDVDSSNWAEVYDIDTLTWDFLCVPTTTRPKNIKQSVVIGKKEVYAVDEDGQSFSFSPSKLFVSCGKTDSKPGDRHDWCFIGRFLFSRGPRGTILWCLPDELDWKEVKGLEELQQQQLVEYGISKLSKKASYIVIFWNAQPQGADSLELWSAEISLRKVGPDIRGKIEWSGSVYKLDYPLTDSNRVKVVYAGTAFT